GCCGTCGCGGTAGCCGTGGTCGGTGACCCGGGTGTCGGCGCGCAGCAGGACCGGGGTCAGACCGCGCAGATGGCCGGGAAGGCCGTTCACGGGGACACCGGCCGCGCGGGCGAAGGCCGCCCCCCGGGACCGGTCCGCCGTCAGGTATCCGACCTGCCGCTCGACGTCACAGCCGGCGACGCCCGCGGTGCCGCCGTAGAGGCCGGGGGTGGCGCCGGACAGGACGCGCATCGCACGCAGGGGTACGACGACCAGGGCGGCGGGCAGCGCCGGGCGGGGGGACGCGGAGTCGGGCGGCCCGGTGGCGGTGGGACGCGGCGTACCGGTACCGGGGGGCGCGCTGGGATCGGTGCTCTTGCCACCGGGCGTTGTGGGCGCGGCGGTCGAGGTGACCGTGGAGCCGGTGAAGGGGTCGGGCCCTTGGACCGCGGCGGGCAGCAGGTAGACGTCCTCGCCCATCCGGGCCTCCTTCACGCCGGGGCGGGCGCAGCCGGCGAGCAGGAGCGCCACCGAGAAGGCGCAGGCCATGACGATGGATCCGGTGGGTATCCGCACCGTACACTCCGCATCACTGTGGGTGACTACACCCCATTGTGTGCATTGCGCCCGTTTGGCTGGCAACTCGGGAGCACGTCATGATGAAGACGACACCGGCGGTTTAGCCGCGACGAAGGGCGCGCACAGCCGTGAACTGGTTCACCGCTCCCGACTACTGGCTGACCCGGCTGGTCTTCCAGCGGGCTCTGGCCGCCGTGTACCTGTTCGCGTTCCTGACGGCGGCCCTGCAGTTCCGGGCCCTGCTGGGCGAACGCGGCATGCTGCCGATCCCCCGTTTCGTGGCGCGGGCGCCCTTCAGACGGGCGCCGAGCCTGTTCCATCTGCACTACTCCGACCGCTTCTTCGCGGGCTGCGCCTGGGCCGGGTGCGCGGTGTCGGCGGCGCTGCTCGCCGGCGCGGACTCCCTGCTGCCGCTGTGGGCCGGGATCCTGCTGTGGCTGATGCCGTGGGCGCTGTATCTGTCGATCGTCAACGTGGGCCAGACGTGGTACGCGTTCGGCTGGGAGTCACTGCTGCTGGAGACGGGGTTCCTGGCCGCGTTCCTCGGCAACGACGAGGTGGCGCCGCCGGTCGTCGTGCTGTTCCTGCTGCGCTGGATCCTGTTCCGGGTCGAGTTCGGCGCCGGGCTGATCAAGTTGCGGGGCGACGCCTGCTGGCGGAAACTGACCTGCCTGTACTACCACCATGAGACACAGCCCATGCCGGGCCCCCTGAGCTGGTTCTTCCACCATCTGCCGAAGCCGCTGCACCGGGTGGAGGTGGCCGCCAACCACCTCACCCAACTGGTCGTACCGGTGCTGCTGTTCACACCGCAGCCCATCGCCTCGGCCGCCGCCGCCCTGATGATCGTCACCCAGCTGTGGCTGGTGCTGTCCGGCAACTTCTCCTGGCTGAACTGGATCACCATCGTGCTGGCCCTGTCCGCGCTGCGGTTCCCCGCGTCCGCGCCGTCCGTGCCGGCGGCGCCGCTGGGTTACGAGGTCCCGGTGCTCGCGGTCGCCGCGCTGCTGCTCTTCCTGAGCTACCACCCGGTGATGAACATGATCTCCCGCCGCCAGATCATGAACCGCTCCTTCGACCCGTTGCACCTGGTGAACACCTACGGCGCGTTCGGCAGCGTCAGCCGCGTCCGCTACGAGGTGGTGGTCGAGGGCACGCTGGACGACCTACCGCGTGAGGACTCCGACTGGCGGGAGTACGAGTTCCGGGGCAAGCCCGGGGACACCCGGCACTGGCCGCGCCAGTTCGCCCCCTACCATCTGCGCCTGGACTGGCTGATGTGGTTCGCGGCGCTGTCCCCCGCCTATGCCGGCGACTGGTTCGGGGCTCTGGTGGAGCGGCTGCTGGAGAACGACCGCGACACCCTGCGCCTGCTGCGCCGCTCCCCCTTCCCGCCGGACAGCCCGCCCCGTTACATCCGGGCCCGGCTCTTCCGCTACCGCTACACCACCTGGCGGGAGCTGCGGGAGTCGGGGGCGTGCTGGGAGCGCACGTATGTCCGCGAGTATCTGCCGCCGACCAGGCTGGCGGAGGTGGCCGGGCGGTCCTGAGCGGCCGGGCCCCGCGGCCCGAAGGCCCGGCCTACGGGTCCTGGCGCCCCTCCGAGGGCACCTGGTGCGACCGGGTCCGGTAGCGGCTGCGGAACTCGGCCAGCAGCTCGTCGGTCACCTCGGCACCGGCGCTCACGGCGGCATGCACGTCGCGGAAGTAGTTCTCGTACCCGGCCGGGGTGTAGAGGCACAGCGCGCGTGCCGGAACCGGGCCGGCGTTGCGGAAACCGTGCGGGGTGCCGCGGGTGGCGGCGAGCAGGTGACCGGGGCCGGCCGTCACCTCGCCGTCGCCGGTGTGCAGCGTCAACTCGCCCTCGAGGACGTAGAAGTACTCGTCGTGTCCGTCGTGCACGTGCGGCCTGGCGCCCATGGTGCCCGGGGCGAGGCTGAACTCCTCGCAGGCGAAGCGCCCGCCCGTGTGCTCGCCGGTGAGCCGGAAGAAGTGCGCGACGCCGGCGACGTCGATGAGTTCACCGTCCTCGGGACCTCGCAGCAACGGAGCATCGGGAGCAGGAGATTGATCATCGGTCATGGCGGCATTGTGAGGTACAGGTTGCCGGGGCGCACACCGCCCACGCCGTGGGAGACGAAGAGTCGCGGGTCGGGTCACAGACCGTAGACGGCTGTGGCGGTGTCCTGGAAGAGGGCCCGGCGGTCCGCCTCGCCGAGGTCCGCGGTCAATTCGGCCATGATGGCGTGCACTTCGGTGTAGGTGGCCGCCGATGTGCACACGGGCCAGTCGGAGCCGAACATCAGGCGGTCGGGGCCGAAGGCCTCCAAGGCGGTCTCGGCGTAGGGGCGCAGATCGTCGACGGTCCGGGAGTCCGGGCCGGCCTCCGTGACCATGCCGGAGACCTTGCAGACGGTGTTGGGCAGGGCGGCAAGGGCGCGCAGGTCCGTGGCCCAGGGTTCGAGGGCACCGCTCGCGATGGGCGGTTTGCCCAAGTGGTCGAGGACGAACGTGAGGTGCGGGAGAGCCTGGGCCGCCTTCGCGCAGGCCGGGAGCTGGTGCGGCAGGACGACGAGGTCGTACACGAGCCCCGCGTCCGCGACGGCGGTCAGGCCCCGGTGTACGTCCGGACGCAGCAGCCACTGAGGGTCGGGTTCGCTCTGGACCTGGTGCCGGATGCCCTTCAGGAAGACCCCGCCGGGCCGTTCGCGCAGCCGGGCCAGTTCGTCGGCCACGTCCGGGCGGGTGAGGTCGGTCCAGCCGACGACAGCGGCGATCAGGTCGTGTGCGTCGGCCAGGGCCAGGAACTCGGGGGTCTCCTCGGGCACGGTGACCGTCTGGACGAGGACCGTCCGGGTGACTCCGGCCGCCCTCGCCTCGGGTTCCAGGTCGGCCAGGGTGAAGTCGCGCCTGAGCGGGCTGCCCTCGGGGATCCAGTCCTGGTCGCGGACGGACAGGTCCCAGACGTGGTGGTGGGCGTCGACGGTCACGGCAGCTCCCAGACGACGGGCAGGCCCGCGTCCGCGCCGGCACGGGAGTAGTCGTGCACGACGGAGAGCAGCTGGGCCATGCGGGCCTGCCAAGCCACGTTGACGGGGAGCTGGTCCAGTTCGGCGAGCAGCCGGGCGTAGTCCTCGCACTCCAGCAGGTGGAAGAGGTCGGTGCCGCTGCGCCAGATGGTCCAGGAGGTGGCACCGGCGGCCCGGATGGCCCGGGTCAGTTCCTCCGGGACGGCGCGATGGGCCGCCTCGTACTCGGCGATCCGGTCGGCGCGGACCTTGGTGTGCAGGGCGACTCTCATGACGGGCCCTCCTTACGGGGCAGCAGGCCGGACTCCCGCAGCTCCTGCCAGAACTCCGGTGGGACTTCGGACGCGAACTGGTCGGCACAGTCGTGGACTTCGGCTGCGGAGCGGGGGCCGGGCAGGACGGAGGCGACGGCCGGGTGGGCGGAGGCGAAGGCCAGCGCGGCGGCCCGCAGGGTGATGCCGTGCCGCTCGGCGACCGCCTTCATCCGCAGCGCGCGGACCAGCAACTCCTGTGTGGTCCGGCTGTAGTTGTACGTCGACTCGGGCGTCGGGTCCGCCAGCAGGCCCGAGTTGAACACGCCGCCGAGGACGACCGGCACCCCGCGCTCGGCGGCCGTGGGCAGCAGCTCGGTTCCGGCGCTCTGGTCGAGCAGCGTGTAGCGGCCCGCGCACAGGACCGCGTCCACGTCGGTGTCGCGGACGAACCGGGTGAGCATCGCGGCCTGGTTCATGCCCGCGCCGATCGCGCCCACCACACCCTCGGCGCGCAGCTTCTCGAGGGCCGGGTAGCCCTCGCGGAAGGCCTGCTCGGCGTGGTCGTCCGGATCGTGCAGGTAGACGATGTCGACACGGTCCAGGCCGAGGCGGTCCAGGCTCGCCTCCAGGGTGCGGCGGATCCCGTCGGCGCTGAAGTCCCACACCCGGCGGTGGGTGGCGGGTACGGCGAACCCGTTGGCCAGGTCGTCGCCGGTGCCGTCGGCGGGGTCGAGGCGGCGGCCGACCTTGGTGGAGACCGTGTAGTGGGCGCGGTCGTAGGCGCGCAGGGCGGCGCCGAGCCGGCGTTCGGACAGGCCGAGGCCGTAGTGCGGGGCGGTGTCGAAGTACCGGATGCCGCGCTGCCAGGCGGCCCGTACGGTGTCGTGGGCCTGCTCGTCGTCCATCGGGCGGTAGAGGTTGCCGAGTGTCGCGGCGCCGAAGCCGAGGGGGGTGACCTCGACGCCGCTGCGGCCGAGCCTCGTCACCGGCCCACCGGGCGCGGCCTGAGGCCCTGCATGCCGCCGTCGACGGCGAGGGCGGTGCCGGTGGTGGCGCCGGACAGGGGGCTGGCCAAGTAGGCGATGGCCCCCGCCACTTCGGCGGCGGAGACCAGCCGGCCGGTGGGCTGGCGGGCTTCCAGGGCGGCGCGTTCGGCGGCCGGGTCGGGGGCCGCGTCCAGCAGCCGGCCGACCCACGGGGTGTCCGCCGTACCGGGGTTGACGCAGTTGACGCGGATGCCCTCACGGACGTGGTCGGCGGCCATGGCGAGGGTCAGGGAGTACACGGCGCCCTTGGTGGCGCTGTACAGGGCGCGCCGGGGCAGACCGGCGGTGGCCGCGATGGAGCAGGTGTTGACGATCGCCGCATGCGCGGACCGGCGCAGGTGCGGGAGGGCGGCGCGGGCGGTGCGGACCATGCCGAGGACGTTGACGTCGAAGACGTGCCGCCACTCGGCGTCGTCGTTGTCCTCGACGGTGCCCTGGGCGCCGATCCCGGCGTTGTTGACCAGGACGTCCAGGCCGCCGAGGTCCTCGGCGGCGCGCTCGACGGCCGCGCGCACCGAGGCGTCGTCGGTGACGTCGGCGCGGTAGGCGAGGAGCGGCTTGTCGACGTCCGCCGGGTCCCGGTCGAGGACGGCGACCCGGGCGCCACGGGCGGCGAGAAGGTCGGCGGTGGCCCGGCCGATGCCGGACGCACCGCCGGTGACCAGGGCCTTCAGGCCCTCGAAGTCGCTCATGCGGCCTGTCCCTTCTGGGTGTCGGGGTCGGCGGCCCAGTAGGTGCCGCCGGGGAAGGTGTACCGCTCGACGGCCTCCGGGCGCAGCGCGGCGGAGAAGCCGGGGACGGTGGGGGCGGTGTAGTGGCCGTCGCGGATGACGACCGGGGTGCGGAAGTGCTCGTGGAGGTGGTCGACGTACTCGATGACCCGGTCCTCGGTGGTGCCCGAGACGCACAGGTAGTCGAACATCGACAGATGCTGGACGAGTTCGCACAGGCCGACCCCGCCCGCGTGCGGGCAGACCGGGACGCCGAACCTGGCGGCGAGCAGCAGGATGGCCAGGTTCTCGTTGACGCCCGCGACGCGGGCGGCGTCGATCTGGACGATGTCGAGGGCGCCCGCCTGGAGGAGTTGCTTGAACACGATCCGGTTGTGCACGTGTTCGCCGGTGGCGACCTTCACCGGGGCCACGGCGCGGCGGATCGTGGCGTGGCCGAGGACGTCGTCGGGGCTGGTGGGCTCCTCGATCCAGTACGGGCCGAACTCGGCGAGGGCCTTGGTCCAGCGGATGGCCTCGTCGACGTTCCAGCGCTGGTTGGCGTCGACGGCGAGCCGGATGTCCGGTCCGACGACCGCGCGGGCGACTCGGCAGCGCCGGATGTCGTCGTCGAGGTCGGCGCCGACCTTCAGCTTGATCTGCGTGAAGCCGTCGGCGACGGCCTGCGCGGCGAGCCGGCCGAGCTTGTCGTCGTCGTAGCCGAGCCAGCCCGGGGAGGTGGTGTAGGCGGGGTAGCCGCGCTCCAGCAGCCGTGCCCGGCGCTCGCCGGCGCCTGCCCGCCCCCGCCTCAGCAGGTCGAGAGCCGCCTCGGGCGTGAGCGCGTCCGCGATGTACCGGAAGTCGATCTGCGCCACCAGCCACTCGGGGTCGGCGTCGGCGAGGAGTTGCCACAGTGGCTTTCCGGCCCGGCGGGCGGCGAGGTCCCAGACGGCGTTGACGACGGCCCCGATCGCCATGTGCATCACGCCCTTCTCGGGGCCGAGCCAGCGCAGCTGGCTGTCGCCGATCAGGTCCCGGAAGAGCGAGCCCGGGTCGGCGCACAGCTGAGCCACGTCCCGACCGAGCACATGGTCCCGCAGCGCGTCGATCGCGGCGACCTGGACGTCGTTGCCCCGCCCGATGGTGAAGACGAACCCGTGTCCCTCGTGCCCGTCGGCGGCGTCGGTGCGCAGCACGACGTAGGCCGCCGAGTAGTCGGGGTCCGGGTTCATCGCGTCGGAGCCGTCCAGCTCGCGCGAGGTGGGGAAACGGATGTCGTGGGTGTCGACCGCGATGACGCGGGCGGGGGCCTGGGACACTGAGGTCCTTTCCGTCAGCGGAGATGGGGGGAGCGTCAGTCCTGGGCGCGGCCCGTCGTCACGCGCGCGATCACGAGCGCGACGAGGATGATCCCGCCGTAGATGGCCTGGATCCAGAACGACGGCACCTGGGCGAGGGTGAGTAGGTTCTGTACGACGCCCAGGAGGAGGACGCCGGTCAGCGCGCCGAACATGGTGCCCTTGCCGCCGTCCAGGCCGATGCCGCCGATCACCGCGGCCGCGAACACGGTGAAGATCATGTTCTGGCCCTGGTTGGCGCTGATCGCGCCGACGTACCCGGTCTGCAGCAGCCCGCCGAGCGAGGCGAGGACGCCCGCGACCACGTACACGCCGAGCATGACCCGGTCCACCCGGACACCGGCCGCGCGGGCGGCGTCCGCGTTGCCGCCGATCGCGTACAGGGCGCGGCCGGTGCGGTGGTACTTCAGCACGAACCCGGCGACGGCGAAGGCGACCGCGGCGAGCCACACCGACAGCGGCACGTTGAGGAAGGTGGTGGTGGCCAGGGAGTAGAAGCTGTCGGGCATGCCGAACAGGGTCTTGCCCTTGGTGGCGCCGACCAGCAGGCCGCGCAGCACGATGAGCATCGCGAGCGTCACGATGAACGCGTTGAGCCGGAACTTCACGACGAGGACGCCGTTGAAGGCGCCGATCACCGCGCCGACCACCGGAATCGCCGGCAGGGCGAGCCCGGCCGGGAACTCGGTGCCCCAGCCGGACTGGCTCGCGGGCAGCACCAGCAGCGCGCCGACGGCCGGTGCGATGCCGACCACCGACTCCAGGGAGAGGTCGAACTTGCCGGTGATCAGCACGAGGGACTCGGCGAGCACGACCATCGCGAGCGCGGCGGAGGCACCGAGGATCGAGATCAGGTTCCGCTCGGTCAGGAACGAGTCGTTGACCGCCGCGCCGAGCACCATGAGCAGCAACAGCGCGGGCACGAGTGCGAGTTCACGGGCCCGGCGCAGCAGTACGGTCCTGGCCGACCGGGCGTCCGGGTTCTTCGGGGCCGCGAGCGGCGGGGCGGCCCGGGTGTCAGCCATGGTCAACTCCTTCGATGGAGGCGATCAGCTCGTGGTCGCGCCAGCCGGCCGGGTGCTCGGCGACGACACGGCCGTGGAAGAGGACGAGGACGCGGTCGCAGCGGCGCAGGTCGTCGAGTTCGTCGGAGACGACGAGGACGGCGGTGCCGTCGTCGCGGGCGTCGTCCATGCGGGCGAGCAGCGACTCCTTGGACTTCACGTCGACGCCGGCCGTCGGGTTGATCAGGACCAGCAGGCGGGGCTCGCAGGCGAGGGCGCGGGCCATCACGACCTTCTGGGCGTTGCCGCCGGACAGGTCGGAGACGGGCTGCTCCGGGCCCTCGGCGTGGATGTCGAGGCGTTCGATCAGCTCGGCGGCGAAGCGGCGCCGTGCGTCGGTGGCGACGAATCCGGCCCGGCCGAGCCGGTCCAGCACGCTCAACGTGGCGTTGTCGCCGATGCTCATGCCGGGCACCAGTCCCTGCTCGTGCCGGTCGCGCGGGACGCAGCCGACCCCGGCCCGCAGGGCGGCCCGTACGTCGCCGAACGGCAGCCTCTCGCCGTCGAGCCGGGCGGTGCCGCCGGTCGGGGTGTGCAGTCCGGCGAAGGACTCGGCGAGCTCGGTCTTGCCGCTGCCGCTGGAGCCGGCGAGCCCGACGACCTCGCCGCGGCGGACGGTGAGGTCGATATCCTGGTACGCCGGTGAGGTGAGCCCGTGCGCCTCCAGCAGGGCGGGAGCGCCGTCGTGAACTGCCCTCTCGGGTACGGCCTGTTCGGTGACGGACTCCCCCGCCATGGCTTCCACCAGCGCCGCCTTCGGCAGCTCGGCGACGGGTGCGGTGGTGATCCAGCGGGCGTCGCGCAGCACGGTGACCGTCTGGCAGACCTCGTACACCTCCTGGAGGTGGTGCGAGATGAACAGGAAGGTGACACCGGAGCCCTGGAGGGAGCGCATGCGGGTGAAGAGCCGTTCGATCTCCCGGTTGTCGAGCTGGGCGGTGGGTTCGTCCAGCACGATGAACCGGGCGCCGAAGCTCAACGCCCGGGCGATCTCCACCATTTGACGGTCCTCGACCCTGAGGTCGGCGGTGCGCGCCTCGGGGTCGACGTGCACGTCCCAGGTGTCGAGGAGTTCGGTGGCCTCCCGGCGCAGCCGGCGCCAGCTGATGATGCCGCGGCCGGTCGGCTGCCGGTTGAGGAACAGGTTCTCGGCGACCGTCAGGTCCGGGACGACCGTCGGCTTCTGGTAGACGCAGGCGACCTTGCGGCGCCAGGCGTCCCGGTCGGCGAGCGGGGGCGCGGGCTCGCCGTCGAAGCGGACCGTGCCCGCGTCCGGGGCCTGGAGGCCGGTGAGGACGTTGACCAGGGTGGACTTGCCGGCGCCGTTGCGGCCGACCAGGGCGTGGGACTCGCCGGGCAGCACGGTGAGCCGTCCGTCGGCGAGGGCGAGGGTGGGGCCGTACCGTTTGACGACGGCCTCGGCTTCGACCAGCGGCGTACTCATTTGACCGCGTTGCCCCACAGGGTGGGGTCGTCGACGTTGGCCTTGGTGACCAGCGGGGCGGGGAGCTGGTCCTCGAGGATGCCGCCCGGCAGCCTCACGATCGTGGAGCCGTGGTCGGTGGGGCCGGGCTTGAACGTCTTCCCGGCCATCGCCGCCTTGATGTAGTACAGGCCGTACTTGGCGTAGGCGTCGGCGGGCTGGGAGACGGTGGCGTCGATCCGGCCCTTGCGGATGGCGTCGTACTCCTGGGGGATGCCGTCGTTGGAGACGATGGCGATGTGGCCCTGCTGCCCGGCCGGTTTCAGCATGTCCTTGGACTTCAGGGTCTGCAGGGTCGGCGCGAGGTAGACGCCGCCTGCCTGGAGATAGATGCCCTTGATGTCGGGGTTGGCGCCCAGCAGCGTGTCGAGCTTGGCGGCGGCGGTGTCGGACTCCCACTTGGCGGGTATCTCCAGCACCTTGAGCTTCGGGTACTTCCTCTTCACGCAGGACCGGAAGGCCTCGGAGCGGTCGCGGCCGTTGACCGAGGCGAGGTCGCCCATGATCTGCACGACCTTGCCGCTGCTCACATGCTGTCCGAGGTAGTCGCAGGCCTTCTCGCCGTAGGCCACGTTGTCGGCACGCACCACCATGGCGACCTTGCCCTTGTCCGGCGCGACGTCCACGGCGACCACGGGTACGCCCTTGCGCTCGGCCTGGTCGAGTCCGGCCTGGATCGCGGCGCTGTCCAGCGGGGCGACCACCAACCCCTTGACGCCCTGGGTGAGTTCGTTGTCGATGTCGGTGATCTGCTGCGAGGGGTCGCTGTTGGAGTTGACCGTTTTCAGCACCTCGACGCCCTCGGACTTGGCCATCCTGGGCACGTAGTCGTTGTACGACTGCCAGAACGGCGAGGTCAGCAGCGGCAGGATCACGCCGACCTTGCCGGTGCCGCCGCTGCCCGCGCTCGCGGTGTCCTTGGTGCTGCCGCAGGCGGCGAGCATGAGGGAGGCACCGGCGGCCAGGGCCGCCGCGCCGATGATCCGGGACCTGCTGCGCTTCCTGACTGTGCTGGCGGGCA
Above is a genomic segment from Streptomyces fodineus containing:
- a CDS encoding lipase maturation factor family protein — translated: MNWFTAPDYWLTRLVFQRALAAVYLFAFLTAALQFRALLGERGMLPIPRFVARAPFRRAPSLFHLHYSDRFFAGCAWAGCAVSAALLAGADSLLPLWAGILLWLMPWALYLSIVNVGQTWYAFGWESLLLETGFLAAFLGNDEVAPPVVVLFLLRWILFRVEFGAGLIKLRGDACWRKLTCLYYHHETQPMPGPLSWFFHHLPKPLHRVEVAANHLTQLVVPVLLFTPQPIASAAAALMIVTQLWLVLSGNFSWLNWITIVLALSALRFPASAPSVPAAPLGYEVPVLAVAALLLFLSYHPVMNMISRRQIMNRSFDPLHLVNTYGAFGSVSRVRYEVVVEGTLDDLPREDSDWREYEFRGKPGDTRHWPRQFAPYHLRLDWLMWFAALSPAYAGDWFGALVERLLENDRDTLRLLRRSPFPPDSPPRYIRARLFRYRYTTWRELRESGACWERTYVREYLPPTRLAEVAGRS
- a CDS encoding cupin domain-containing protein, which codes for MTDDQSPAPDAPLLRGPEDGELIDVAGVAHFFRLTGEHTGGRFACEEFSLAPGTMGARPHVHDGHDEYFYVLEGELTLHTGDGEVTAGPGHLLAATRGTPHGFRNAGPVPARALCLYTPAGYENYFRDVHAAVSAGAEVTDELLAEFRSRYRTRSHQVPSEGRQDP
- a CDS encoding amidohydrolase family protein, giving the protein MTVDAHHHVWDLSVRDQDWIPEGSPLRRDFTLADLEPEARAAGVTRTVLVQTVTVPEETPEFLALADAHDLIAAVVGWTDLTRPDVADELARLRERPGGVFLKGIRHQVQSEPDPQWLLRPDVHRGLTAVADAGLVYDLVVLPHQLPACAKAAQALPHLTFVLDHLGKPPIASGALEPWATDLRALAALPNTVCKVSGMVTEAGPDSRTVDDLRPYAETALEAFGPDRLMFGSDWPVCTSAATYTEVHAIMAELTADLGEADRRALFQDTATAVYGL
- a CDS encoding L-rhamnose mutarotase, which codes for MRVALHTKVRADRIAEYEAAHRAVPEELTRAIRAAGATSWTIWRSGTDLFHLLECEDYARLLAELDQLPVNVAWQARMAQLLSVVHDYSRAGADAGLPVVWELP
- a CDS encoding aldo/keto reductase, with the translated sequence MTRLGRSGVEVTPLGFGAATLGNLYRPMDDEQAHDTVRAAWQRGIRYFDTAPHYGLGLSERRLGAALRAYDRAHYTVSTKVGRRLDPADGTGDDLANGFAVPATHRRVWDFSADGIRRTLEASLDRLGLDRVDIVYLHDPDDHAEQAFREGYPALEKLRAEGVVGAIGAGMNQAAMLTRFVRDTDVDAVLCAGRYTLLDQSAGTELLPTAAERGVPVVLGGVFNSGLLADPTPESTYNYSRTTQELLVRALRMKAVAERHGITLRAAALAFASAHPAVASVLPGPRSAAEVHDCADQFASEVPPEFWQELRESGLLPRKEGPS
- a CDS encoding SDR family NAD(P)-dependent oxidoreductase, whose product is MSDFEGLKALVTGGASGIGRATADLLAARGARVAVLDRDPADVDKPLLAYRADVTDDASVRAAVERAAEDLGGLDVLVNNAGIGAQGTVEDNDDAEWRHVFDVNVLGMVRTARAALPHLRRSAHAAIVNTCSIAATAGLPRRALYSATKGAVYSLTLAMAADHVREGIRVNCVNPGTADTPWVGRLLDAAPDPAAERAALEARQPTGRLVSAAEVAGAIAYLASPLSGATTGTALAVDGGMQGLRPRPVGR
- a CDS encoding L-fuconate dehydratase encodes the protein MSQAPARVIAVDTHDIRFPTSRELDGSDAMNPDPDYSAAYVVLRTDAADGHEGHGFVFTIGRGNDVQVAAIDALRDHVLGRDVAQLCADPGSLFRDLIGDSQLRWLGPEKGVMHMAIGAVVNAVWDLAARRAGKPLWQLLADADPEWLVAQIDFRYIADALTPEAALDLLRRGRAGAGERRARLLERGYPAYTTSPGWLGYDDDKLGRLAAQAVADGFTQIKLKVGADLDDDIRRCRVARAVVGPDIRLAVDANQRWNVDEAIRWTKALAEFGPYWIEEPTSPDDVLGHATIRRAVAPVKVATGEHVHNRIVFKQLLQAGALDIVQIDAARVAGVNENLAILLLAARFGVPVCPHAGGVGLCELVQHLSMFDYLCVSGTTEDRVIEYVDHLHEHFRTPVVIRDGHYTAPTVPGFSAALRPEAVERYTFPGGTYWAADPDTQKGQAA
- a CDS encoding ABC transporter permease — encoded protein: MADTRAAPPLAAPKNPDARSARTVLLRRARELALVPALLLLMVLGAAVNDSFLTERNLISILGASAALAMVVLAESLVLITGKFDLSLESVVGIAPAVGALLVLPASQSGWGTEFPAGLALPAIPVVGAVIGAFNGVLVVKFRLNAFIVTLAMLIVLRGLLVGATKGKTLFGMPDSFYSLATTTFLNVPLSVWLAAVAFAVAGFVLKYHRTGRALYAIGGNADAARAAGVRVDRVMLGVYVVAGVLASLGGLLQTGYVGAISANQGQNMIFTVFAAAVIGGIGLDGGKGTMFGALTGVLLLGVVQNLLTLAQVPSFWIQAIYGGIILVALVIARVTTGRAQD
- a CDS encoding sugar ABC transporter ATP-binding protein; this encodes MSTPLVEAEAVVKRYGPTLALADGRLTVLPGESHALVGRNGAGKSTLVNVLTGLQAPDAGTVRFDGEPAPPLADRDAWRRKVACVYQKPTVVPDLTVAENLFLNRQPTGRGIISWRRLRREATELLDTWDVHVDPEARTADLRVEDRQMVEIARALSFGARFIVLDEPTAQLDNREIERLFTRMRSLQGSGVTFLFISHHLQEVYEVCQTVTVLRDARWITTAPVAELPKAALVEAMAGESVTEQAVPERAVHDGAPALLEAHGLTSPAYQDIDLTVRRGEVVGLAGSSGSGKTELAESFAGLHTPTGGTARLDGERLPFGDVRAALRAGVGCVPRDRHEQGLVPGMSIGDNATLSVLDRLGRAGFVATDARRRFAAELIERLDIHAEGPEQPVSDLSGGNAQKVVMARALACEPRLLVLINPTAGVDVKSKESLLARMDDARDDGTAVLVVSDELDDLRRCDRVLVLFHGRVVAEHPAGWRDHELIASIEGVDHG
- a CDS encoding sugar ABC transporter substrate-binding protein; this encodes MPASTVRKRSRSRIIGAAALAAGASLMLAACGSTKDTASAGSGGTGKVGVILPLLTSPFWQSYNDYVPRMAKSEGVEVLKTVNSNSDPSQQITDIDNELTQGVKGLVVAPLDSAAIQAGLDQAERKGVPVVAVDVAPDKGKVAMVVRADNVAYGEKACDYLGQHVSSGKVVQIMGDLASVNGRDRSEAFRSCVKRKYPKLKVLEIPAKWESDTAAAKLDTLLGANPDIKGIYLQAGGVYLAPTLQTLKSKDMLKPAGQQGHIAIVSNDGIPQEYDAIRKGRIDATVSQPADAYAKYGLYYIKAAMAGKTFKPGPTDHGSTIVRLPGGILEDQLPAPLVTKANVDDPTLWGNAVK